The sequence below is a genomic window from Silene latifolia isolate original U9 population chromosome 7, ASM4854445v1, whole genome shotgun sequence.
tgtatttgaagcataatttatgtctatcataaaagattcagttgagaaattacatgtcggctacacaatgccagcttttatgtcatccagctactttgtacaattacgtctccaatgtcccttgttattaaaataattacaagtatctttaagaggattaccctttataggttttggcttggtagagcaattcgcaattgctttacctttgccctccacctgaacgggcttcttacctgcgttcctcttaaactgcttcttccccttcccgTTAAtagcaagcacatctttccttgtactcccactcaatcccatgtccttctctgcttgcacaagcagagaatggagctcatgtaaactctttctcatgtttgtcatattataatttaccctaaattgggtaaatcctttgacgtgagagagagagtggagcactcggtccaccactagttcgtcggggattttacatcccaacccttctaaagtttccacgtactcaataaTTTTAAGTatgtgtgaacttacaggttgaccatctttgaggttagcctcaaagaaacgagcTGCGGTGTCATACTGGATtatcctcggggcttgagaaaccatagtagaaagcctcgagaatacttcatgtgcatcgcgaaacatgacacattgcctttgtaaagcaggatccattgaaaaaataaaaacatttttaattgcagtggattccttttgataatttgaaaaagcctcccttacatcggcagtggccctagtactaggcgaagggggagagggatcgacaagtgACGCGGATATGGACCCCATGGAAGAAGTTGTGCTCGACATAGAACACCAATCAAAACCAGGCCCAAATAACACATtttttatgcatgaaaattgaatGGGTTTGCGTAAAAGAGAGGTATTATGCGCGGTTGAAGCTCGAGATCCGCACACCCCTtgatgccgtgtgggaacaaaagaaaatcaaatggGAACAAGGGGGAAGGGCCgaatgtggcggcaccaagggagAGGAATTCTAagtttatatttttgcatttttcaaactagtttgaataagatttgacaaaaggtctaggttgtaagttctatgcacctaatcatcctagaacttacaactagcatttaatgctttgcttggaggccaaggacTTTTTACTATAaaaggacctagcctccctcatttgtaaGCATCAAAAGTTGAAGTATaaacattttagagagagaaacttggtgGTTTCAATCTTTTTCCAAGAGTCGAGGCTTTCGAATCTTGCCTTAAACTAAGGACGTGTTCCGCAGTTTGAGTTTGAGTTGCTTGAcgcgtttcgagtaattccccattgttatcactataggtctagtgataccaaatatcccattgttttcgatctcttctcaaggaatcgaaacaaatatcctttatcttttgcacaacaaaaacccaaaaacaaaacaattaagtcttccgctacgtatacgcatcaaatggtatcagagcttcggctcttgatcaccccaaaaaaatcaagacggtcctaaggaggtcccaatccgttgatagttgaatatccaacgcgcTTGGTGTTCAAAGATTAAACTCGGCAAGGAagttgaggtttaatcgattggatcttgaaggcacgaattgaacaaaaaaaaaaaaaaaaacgaaaaacactgttcacggtactgttcacggtactgttcactgaccaaaaaaaaaaaaaaaaaaaaaaaaaaaaacacacatctttcttttcgaaaaaaaatcaaagaaccCAATCACCAAATATGAACTTCGACGATCCAAACTTtctcaaggatcttcaaaaggccttAAAGAAATTGCAAGAACACGATCCCAAATGGCAGCCAAGACGTGAACGAGTCATTGACGAGTTCAAAATgagtgaactacccgagttcacAGGAAGCACGGATCCCGAGTCTTACCTTGAATGGGAAAGACAAATAGATCGGATGTTTGATTTTAAGGGACTTGATGATGAACAGAGCTACAAGTACGCCATTTTGAAATTAAGAAATGGGGCTTCATTATGGTATGAAAGCCTTAAGACCAGAAGAGTTCGAGCCGGAAAATCGAAGATAACATCGTGGCACGTGCTTAAACTAAAATTACGGAAGAGATATGTCCCCGCAACGCATAGGCTCACGACCTATCGTAAGATCACCGATCTTGCCCAAGGAAGGCTGAGTGTCCTAGAGTACATCAACGAATTTGAGAATCTGGCCTTAATGGGAGACTTGGTGGAAGATGAGGACATAAGGATGGCACGATTCCTACGAGGTCTAAACCGCAACATCGCCCATGTTGTCGAGTTACAGAATTACTCAGATTTCGATACCTTGTGTAGTATGTGTCTCAAGGTGGAGGCGCAAGGAAAGACGAAGGTGACAACCACCTATGGTGAGAATAGCCGGACTTGGAAAAATGAGAACAACTCAAGGACAAGCACAACGGGGAACACCACCGATCCCAAGATGACTCCTACTCCCGGTCGCTAGCAAATCACCCGCCGCAAAGGAGAATAACTCCACGCAGATTCGGTGTTTTAAATGTCAAGGGTTTGGACATTTCAAAAATGCGTGCCCGAGCCAGCGAACCATCACACTAAGAGAGGCCGTGAAATGTCGTGAGGAACTGTTCGAAGAAGAGGAAAGAACTAAGGGTATTTTTAATCTAGAAGGAGATGAGGAAGAGGCACCCACCGGGAACGCCGAAGATTACGTCGCTCCTAGCTATGATTGCAATTTGGTTCTCCGAGCCCCGCAAGCTCAAACATCACCCATTGAACCGGAGCAAATGAAGTCAAATATTCCACACCAAATGCCAAGTGAAGGACAAATGGTGTAGCCTAATCATTGACGGAGGCAGTTGCACCAACGTCGCCTCAAAAGAGATGGTGGAGAAATTGAAACTACCCACGACACCTCACCCAAAACCTTATGCCCTGCATTGGCTCGATGACGAGAATAAAGTGAAAATCACTAAGCAAGTAAAGGTAACACTGACCATGGGATCTTACAACGACGACATCCTGTGCGATGTTGTGCCAATGGATGCATGTCATGTCCTATTAGGACGACCTTGGCAATATGACCAGGATGTGGTGCATCGCGGTCGAAGCAACGAGTACGAGTTGGTAAGTAAGGGAAAAAGAATTGTCCTTAAACCAATGGCGCCAGTTGAAGTACGTTCTATGAGCGCCAAACGTAGAACGACTACTAGCATGACCATGCTCGCTAGTGAGAAAGAAGTGGACGAGGCCATTGTCAATGGCAAACAGGTTTACCTAATGGTGGTCAACGAAACGCCTAGCAATGAAAGCAAGGATGGACGATTAATCTCGCTCCTGGAAGAATTCAAGGATGTTTTCCCCGAAGAGTTACCCGCTGGGTTACCACCTATTCGTGGGATCGAACACCAAATCGACCTCCTGCCCGGAGCTCCTTTGCCAAACAGAGCGGCCTATCGGTGCAATCCGATGGAGACCAAGGAGTTACAGCGTCAAATCGAAGAGTTAATGGAACGAGGCTATGTACGCGAGAGCATGAGCCCATGTGCCGTTCCTACactacttgttccaaagaaagatggaacGTGGCGAATGTGCATCGATAGCCGAGCCGTGAACAACATCACTATCAAGTATCGGTTTCCAATTCCGAGGCTTGATGATATGCTCGATGAGTTACATGGAGCCGAGATCTTCTCTAAAGTTGATTTGAGGAGTGG
It includes:
- the LOC141590389 gene encoding uncharacterized protein LOC141590389, translating into MGSYNDDILCDVVPMDACHVLLGRPWQYDQDVVHRGRSNEYELVSKGKRIVLKPMAPVEVRSMSAKRRTTTSMTMLASEKEVDEAIVNGKQVYLMVVNETPSNESKDGRLISLLEEFKDVFPEELPAGLPPIRGIEHQIDLLPGAPLPNRAAYRCNPMETKELQRQIEELMERGYPSREQHHYQVSVSNSEA
- the LOC141590388 gene encoding uncharacterized protein LOC141590388, whose protein sequence is MNFDDPNFLKDLQKALKKLQEHDPKWQPRRERVIDEFKMSELPEFTGSTDPESYLEWERQIDRMFDFKGLDDEQSYKYAILKLRNGASLWYESLKTRRVRAGKSKITSWHVLKLKLRKRYVPATHRLTTYRKITDLAQGRLSVLEYINEFENLALMGDLVEDEDIRMARFLRGLNRNIAHVVELQNYSDFDTLCSMCLKVEAQGKTKVTTTYGENSRTWKNENNSRTSTTGNTTDPKMTPTPGR